From one Planococcus citri chromosome 3, ihPlaCitr1.1, whole genome shotgun sequence genomic stretch:
- the LOC135841951 gene encoding troponin C, isoallergen Bla g 6.0301, protein MEDLPPEQISVLRKAFDAFDRERSGSIPTDMVADILRLMGQPFNKKILDELIEEVDADKSGRLEFDEFVTLAAKFIVEEDDEAMQKELREAFRLYDKEGNGYIPTTCLKEILRELDDQLTNEELDMMIDEIDSDGSGTVDFDEFMEMMTGE, encoded by the exons TATTACGCAAAGCATTCGATGCTTTCGACAGAGAACGGTCAGGAAGTATTCCAACTGACATGGTAGCTGATATTTTACGTTTAATGGGTCAACCTTTCAATAAGAAAATTCTTGATGAACTTATTGAAGAAGTAGATGCCGACA AATCTGGAAGATTGGAATTTGACGAATTCGTAACTTTGGCCGCCAAATTCATTGTAGAAGAAGATGATGAAGCTATGCAAAAAGAATTACGAGAAGCGTTCAGATTGTATGACAAAGAAG GTAACGGATACATTCCAACCACGtgtttaaaagaaattttaaggGAGTTGGACGATCAATTAACAAATGAAGAATTAGACATGATGATCGATGAAATTGATTCCGATGGATCAGGAACTGTTGATTTTGATG AATTCATGGAAATGATGACTGgagagtaa